In Aeromicrobium marinum DSM 15272, one genomic interval encodes:
- a CDS encoding FtsW/RodA/SpoVE family cell cycle protein — protein MSDQGTWVPRKRRGAELILTVMAVVIGVSAYCAVGLGVEGRVPAGVLPLAATLTAVAVAANLVIRRVAPYADPVLLPLVICLNGLGLAMIYRIDLGYEQVDPDWNALATSQLMWTGLGLAAFAVVLFVVRDHRRLQTYTYSFGLAAIILLVLPLLPYIGQNIRGARIWIALGPFSFQPGEAAKICLAIFFAGYLVVKRDALALAGRRVLGIDLPRGRDLGPILGGWLISVGILVFQRDLGSSLLFFGLFVVMLYIATERPGWLVVGAALFGVGAWFGYTAFGHVQRRFEAWSDPFGDPDANFQVINGLFGLAHGGMIGQGWGQGSPQLTPFGFSDFIAASLGEELGLTGLMAIILIYGLIVERGLRISLTCRDAFGKMLAAGLAVSMALQVFVVIGGVTRLIPLTGLTTPFLAQGGSSIVMNWAIIALLLRISDQTRRPAPPVAVIEQDEATQVVRR, from the coding sequence GTGAGCGATCAGGGAACGTGGGTGCCGCGCAAGCGACGCGGCGCCGAGCTGATCCTCACGGTGATGGCGGTCGTCATCGGCGTCAGCGCGTACTGCGCCGTCGGTCTGGGCGTCGAGGGCCGCGTGCCCGCGGGGGTGCTCCCGCTCGCCGCGACCCTCACGGCGGTCGCCGTGGCCGCCAACCTGGTGATCCGCCGCGTGGCGCCGTACGCCGACCCGGTGCTGCTGCCGCTGGTCATCTGCCTCAACGGGCTGGGACTGGCCATGATCTACCGGATCGACCTGGGCTACGAGCAGGTCGACCCGGACTGGAACGCGCTGGCCACCTCCCAGCTGATGTGGACCGGGCTCGGGCTGGCGGCCTTCGCCGTCGTGCTGTTCGTGGTGCGCGACCATCGCCGGTTGCAGACCTACACCTACAGCTTCGGCCTCGCCGCGATCATCCTGCTGGTGCTCCCGCTGCTGCCGTACATCGGTCAGAACATCCGGGGCGCGCGCATCTGGATCGCCCTCGGTCCGTTCAGCTTCCAGCCCGGCGAGGCCGCCAAGATCTGCCTGGCGATCTTCTTCGCGGGCTACCTCGTCGTCAAGCGCGACGCCCTGGCGCTCGCCGGGCGGCGGGTCCTGGGCATCGACCTGCCGCGAGGACGCGATCTCGGTCCGATCCTGGGCGGCTGGTTGATCAGCGTGGGGATCCTGGTCTTCCAGCGTGATCTCGGCTCGTCCCTGCTGTTCTTCGGCCTGTTCGTCGTGATGCTCTACATCGCCACCGAACGACCCGGCTGGCTCGTGGTCGGCGCCGCGCTGTTCGGGGTCGGCGCCTGGTTCGGCTACACCGCCTTCGGCCACGTGCAGCGCCGCTTCGAGGCGTGGTCGGACCCGTTCGGCGACCCCGACGCCAACTTCCAGGTCATCAACGGTCTGTTCGGGCTCGCGCACGGTGGCATGATCGGCCAGGGGTGGGGGCAGGGCAGCCCGCAGCTGACGCCGTTCGGCTTCTCCGACTTCATCGCCGCCTCCCTCGGAGAGGAGCTCGGGCTCACTGGCCTGATGGCGATCATCCTGATCTACGGCCTGATCGTCGAGCGCGGCCTGCGCATCTCGCTGACCTGCCGCGACGCGTTCGGCAAGATGCTCGCCGCGGGTCTGGCCGTCTCCATGGCGCTGCAGGTCTTCGTCGTCATCGGTGGGGTCACCCGGCTGATCCCGCTGACCGGCCTCACCACCCCGTTCCTCGCGCAGGGCGGGTCCTCGATCGTCATGAACTGGGCGATCATCGCCCTGCTGCTGCGGATCAGTGACCAGACCCGCCGGCCGGCGCCCCCCGTGGCCGTCATCGAGCAGGACGAGGCCACCCAGGTGGTGCGCCGGTGA
- a CDS encoding PP2C family protein-serine/threonine phosphatase: MTSLALRYTALSDVGLRRNNNQDSGYASARLLVVADGMGGAAAGDLASSEAVGIVRQLDRDLGVDAMDALEHAVARANERLGDLITDDPAVEGMGTTLEAMLWDGDKFATAHLGDSRTYRLRGGELTQLNTDHTFVQSLVDEGRITREEARHHPHKSLLLRAMLGRDDNRADFAWVQPQLGDRYLLCSDGLTDMVDDETIAQTLGAETIDQAATSLVQLALEGGGVDNVTVVIGEFVDASDDPDEHLASSDGQPHLVGAAASSPRPRTGHGSAGSSRGNTLDLDPEEIRYAPRPPSRWRWVRWIGALVVVAALFAGGGVLAYNWTQTQYYVAESDGRVAIFQGVQADLPGISLSQVDEVSDVELDDLTNFQRSQVTDGIEATDRADAAQIVEDLRREVAPAPVPTPTPTPTPGVILPDQVVTP; this comes from the coding sequence ATGACCTCGCTCGCGCTGCGCTACACGGCGCTCTCCGACGTCGGCCTGCGACGCAACAACAACCAGGACTCCGGCTACGCCAGCGCCCGCCTGCTCGTGGTCGCCGACGGCATGGGCGGCGCCGCGGCCGGCGACCTCGCGTCGTCGGAGGCCGTCGGCATCGTGCGGCAGCTGGACCGCGACCTCGGGGTCGACGCCATGGACGCGCTCGAGCACGCCGTGGCCCGCGCCAACGAGCGCCTCGGGGACCTCATCACCGACGACCCCGCGGTCGAGGGCATGGGGACGACGCTCGAGGCGATGCTGTGGGACGGCGACAAGTTCGCCACGGCGCACCTGGGCGACTCCCGCACCTACCGGCTGCGGGGCGGCGAGCTGACCCAGCTCAACACCGACCACACCTTCGTGCAGAGCCTGGTCGACGAGGGCCGGATCACCCGCGAGGAGGCCCGGCACCACCCGCACAAGTCCCTGCTCCTGCGCGCGATGCTCGGCCGCGACGACAACCGGGCCGACTTCGCCTGGGTCCAGCCGCAGCTCGGCGACCGCTACCTGTTGTGCAGCGACGGACTGACCGACATGGTCGACGACGAGACCATCGCGCAGACGCTGGGCGCCGAGACGATCGACCAGGCCGCCACCTCCCTGGTGCAGCTGGCGCTCGAGGGCGGCGGCGTCGACAACGTGACCGTGGTCATCGGTGAGTTCGTCGACGCGTCGGACGACCCCGACGAGCACCTGGCGTCCAGCGACGGGCAGCCGCACCTCGTGGGGGCGGCCGCCTCCTCCCCCCGGCCGCGCACCGGCCACGGGTCGGCCGGGTCGTCGCGGGGGAACACCCTCGACCTCGACCCCGAGGAGATCCGCTACGCCCCGCGGCCCCCGTCCCGGTGGCGGTGGGTCCGCTGGATCGGAGCCCTCGTCGTCGTCGCGGCACTGTTCGCCGGGGGCGGGGTGCTGGCCTACAACTGGACGCAGACCCAGTACTACGTCGCCGAGAGCGACGGCCGGGTCGCGATCTTCCAGGGGGTCCAGGCCGACCTTCCCGGCATCTCCCTGAGCCAGGTCGACGAGGTCAGCGACGTCGAGCTCGACGACCTCACGAACTTCCAGCGCAGCCAGGTGACGGACGGCATCGAGGCCACCGACCGGGCCGACGCGGCGCAGATCGTGGAGGACCTGCGGCGCGAGGTCGCCCCCGCGCCGGTGCCCACCCCGACGCCGACGCCCACCCCGGGCGTCATCCTCCCCGACCAGGTGGTCACACCGTGA
- a CDS encoding DUF881 domain-containing protein has translation MGARQRTTRARRTRPAWSVAALVVTGISGFVFVSGAVTSRGTDIRPLGGDITSVVEDRARQVEARRTQASTLQQQIDELSEAADVPGLDEVVAAARAAEAPAGFTAVEGPGLRVTLTDTPRSVEVAEGLDPNVLVVHQQDIQGFVNALWAGGAQAVTLQGQRLISTTGIKCVGSTVVLDGVPYSPPYVIEAVGGDTRLRAALDASPEVGLYETYVSRYKLGLQVETVRTVQAPAYDGALSVQFASAVTP, from the coding sequence ATGGGTGCACGGCAGCGCACGACGCGCGCACGACGGACCCGTCCGGCCTGGTCGGTGGCCGCCCTCGTCGTCACCGGCATCTCGGGGTTCGTGTTCGTCTCGGGGGCGGTCACGTCCCGGGGCACCGACATCCGTCCCCTCGGCGGTGACATCACCTCGGTGGTGGAAGACCGGGCCCGGCAGGTCGAGGCCCGCCGCACCCAGGCCAGCACGCTGCAGCAGCAGATCGACGAGCTCTCCGAGGCGGCCGACGTGCCGGGACTCGACGAGGTCGTCGCGGCCGCGCGCGCCGCCGAGGCTCCGGCCGGCTTCACCGCGGTGGAGGGACCGGGCCTGCGGGTCACCCTCACCGACACCCCGCGCAGCGTCGAGGTGGCCGAAGGGCTCGACCCGAACGTCCTCGTCGTGCACCAGCAGGACATCCAGGGATTCGTCAACGCGCTGTGGGCCGGCGGCGCGCAGGCTGTCACCCTGCAGGGACAGCGGCTGATCTCCACGACCGGCATCAAGTGTGTCGGCAGCACCGTGGTGCTCGACGGGGTGCCGTACTCACCGCCGTACGTCATCGAGGCGGTCGGGGGCGACACCCGGCTGCGGGCCGCCCTCGACGCCTCGCCCGAGGTGGGGCTGTACGAGACCTACGTCAGTCGGTACAAGCTCGGCCTGCAGGTCGAGACGGTGCGCACCGTGCAGGCACCGGCGTACGACGGAGCGCTCTCCGTGCAGTTCGCCAGCGCCGTCACCCCCTAG
- a CDS encoding rhomboid family intramembrane serine protease — MNDSVEAARCHLHPEREAYISCQRCGRPICPDCMRDAAVGFQCPTCVAAGRQAVRQPRTLAGGRVQAREGVVTMAIIAVNVVVFALTDIVGTDAITAAGRMVGADVIDTQGRLWPGMDDGGYWRLLTSAFLHAGVLHLLFNMYALYLFGPFVERALGSARYVAAYLTMAVFSGAVVYLLTDPRTFTVGASGAVFGLFGYALVLLVRAKQDVRTLLVLLAVNGVISLAPNISWQGHLGGFIAGLTLGAAVAYAPRERRTLLQVVSVGGLLALSAVIVVARSLTG, encoded by the coding sequence GTGAACGACTCCGTGGAGGCGGCCCGCTGTCACCTGCACCCCGAACGCGAGGCGTACATCTCGTGCCAGCGGTGCGGCCGGCCGATCTGCCCCGACTGCATGCGTGATGCGGCCGTCGGGTTCCAGTGCCCCACCTGCGTGGCGGCGGGTCGCCAGGCGGTCCGCCAACCGCGCACGCTGGCGGGCGGCCGGGTGCAGGCCCGCGAGGGTGTCGTCACCATGGCGATCATCGCGGTCAACGTGGTGGTGTTCGCCCTCACCGACATCGTGGGCACGGACGCGATCACGGCTGCCGGGCGGATGGTCGGCGCCGACGTCATCGACACCCAGGGCCGGCTCTGGCCCGGGATGGACGACGGCGGGTACTGGCGGCTGCTGACCTCGGCGTTCCTGCACGCCGGCGTGCTGCACCTGCTGTTCAACATGTACGCGCTGTACCTGTTCGGTCCGTTCGTCGAACGCGCCCTCGGCAGCGCGCGGTACGTCGCGGCGTACCTGACGATGGCCGTGTTCTCCGGCGCCGTGGTGTACCTGCTCACGGACCCGCGCACCTTCACCGTGGGCGCGTCCGGCGCGGTGTTCGGCCTCTTCGGCTATGCGCTGGTGCTGCTGGTGCGGGCCAAGCAGGACGTCCGCACCCTGCTGGTGCTGCTGGCGGTCAACGGTGTCATCAGCCTGGCCCCGAACATCAGCTGGCAGGGACACCTGGGTGGGTTCATCGCTGGTCTCACCCTGGGCGCCGCCGTGGCGTACGCCCCCCGCGAGCGTCGCACGCTCCTGCAGGTCGTGTCGGTCGGCGGGCTGCTCGCGCTGTCGGCGGTGATCGTCGTCGCGCGGAGCCTGACGGGCTGA
- a CDS encoding cell division protein CrgA yields MAQNKKTRTRRGGWFHPAAIVLLLVGVVWGVGYLFFVRAWDFPGIGRIDPIADLGHWNWAIAAVLVVAASLVAGSTAPEPEPGQSVGWRYAAPLMIGSAAIGLVWIVTFYTLANTDIDIPLYSDLGNWNLVIGMGFIVGAFGFAMKWE; encoded by the coding sequence GTGGCACAGAACAAGAAGACCCGTACCCGACGGGGTGGCTGGTTCCACCCTGCGGCGATCGTCCTGCTCCTGGTGGGGGTCGTCTGGGGCGTCGGTTACCTGTTCTTCGTCCGCGCGTGGGACTTCCCGGGGATCGGTCGCATCGACCCGATCGCCGACCTGGGCCACTGGAACTGGGCCATCGCCGCGGTACTGGTCGTGGCCGCCTCGTTGGTCGCGGGTTCGACCGCACCGGAGCCCGAGCCCGGCCAGAGTGTGGGCTGGCGGTACGCCGCCCCCCTCATGATCGGCTCGGCCGCGATCGGTCTGGTGTGGATCGTGACCTTCTACACGCTGGCCAACACCGACATCGACATCCCGTTGTACTCCGACCTCGGCAACTGGAACCTGGTCATCGGGATGGGCTTCATCGTCGGGGCCTTCGGCTTCGCGATGAAGTGGGAGTAG
- the pknB gene encoding Stk1 family PASTA domain-containing Ser/Thr kinase, with protein MTDSDDSTTLLGGRYELEGLLGRGGMADVRIGRDLRLGRTVAVKQLKSELAADPTFQERFRREAQSSAALNHPSIVAVYDTGEAPDAAGTSIPYIVMELVEGQTLREVLRDGRKILPERALSITADVLSALDYSHRAGIIHRDIKPANVMLTPEGKVKVMDFGIARAIADASSAMTQTAAVIGTAQYLSPEQARGETVDARSDIYSAGCLLYELLAGRPPFVGESPVSVAYQHVREEARPPSQYNPDVTASIDHIVAKSLAKRTEDRYQSAGDMRRDIERVIGGQHVDAPTTAVAAVGATAVAPAVAPVAGGARRAVPEPGETDRRKWWALGAVVLLALLGIGIAVWQLTGNDEPPVAQVEVPSVSELDVAAATRALEAEGFAVAPETETQASADVPVDLVIGTDPPAGDTVDEGSEITLIVSEGPEPVVLPDLEDLTYDQAAAQLDSRGLLPVRVERDSEKERDTVINTNPPAGTRVPPGTEVEVLVSRGQVEMPNVENQQLNDARATLEGLGLTVQVQPDAGSDQPPNTVTGQSIPSGQRIPPGTTVVLNVATEPTPTPTPTPTPPEEP; from the coding sequence ATGACCGATTCCGACGACTCCACCACGCTGCTCGGCGGACGCTACGAGCTCGAGGGCCTGCTGGGCCGCGGGGGCATGGCCGACGTGCGGATCGGCCGCGACCTGCGCCTCGGGCGCACCGTGGCGGTCAAGCAGCTGAAGTCCGAGCTGGCGGCCGATCCCACCTTCCAGGAGAGGTTCCGCCGCGAGGCCCAGTCGTCGGCCGCGCTGAACCACCCGTCGATCGTGGCGGTCTACGACACCGGTGAGGCGCCCGACGCCGCCGGGACGTCGATCCCGTACATCGTCATGGAGCTCGTCGAGGGCCAGACCCTGCGCGAGGTGCTGCGTGACGGTCGCAAGATCCTGCCCGAACGCGCCCTGTCGATCACCGCCGACGTGCTGAGCGCCCTGGACTACAGCCACCGCGCCGGCATCATCCACCGCGACATCAAGCCGGCCAACGTCATGCTGACGCCCGAGGGCAAGGTCAAGGTGATGGACTTCGGCATCGCCCGGGCGATCGCCGACGCCTCGTCGGCCATGACGCAGACGGCCGCGGTCATCGGCACGGCGCAGTACCTGTCGCCCGAGCAGGCCCGTGGTGAGACCGTCGACGCCCGCAGCGACATCTACTCCGCCGGCTGCCTGCTGTACGAGCTGCTCGCCGGCCGGCCGCCGTTCGTGGGCGAGAGCCCGGTGTCGGTGGCCTACCAGCACGTGCGCGAGGAGGCCAGGCCGCCGTCGCAGTACAACCCCGACGTGACCGCCTCGATCGACCACATCGTGGCGAAGTCGCTCGCCAAGCGCACCGAGGACCGCTACCAGTCGGCCGGGGACATGCGCCGCGACATCGAGCGGGTCATCGGCGGTCAGCACGTCGACGCCCCGACCACGGCCGTCGCCGCGGTCGGCGCCACCGCCGTGGCGCCCGCCGTCGCACCGGTGGCCGGAGGGGCCCGCCGGGCGGTGCCCGAGCCCGGCGAGACCGACCGCCGCAAGTGGTGGGCGCTCGGCGCCGTCGTGCTGCTGGCCCTGCTCGGCATCGGCATCGCGGTGTGGCAGCTGACCGGCAACGACGAGCCGCCGGTCGCCCAGGTCGAGGTACCCAGCGTGTCCGAGCTGGACGTCGCCGCCGCGACCCGCGCCCTGGAGGCGGAGGGATTCGCGGTGGCCCCCGAGACCGAGACCCAGGCCAGTGCCGACGTCCCCGTCGACCTGGTCATCGGCACCGACCCGCCGGCCGGTGACACGGTCGACGAGGGCAGCGAGATCACGCTGATCGTCAGCGAAGGACCCGAGCCGGTGGTGCTGCCCGACCTCGAGGACCTCACCTACGACCAGGCGGCCGCCCAGCTCGACAGCCGGGGTCTGCTGCCGGTCCGGGTCGAACGCGACTCCGAGAAGGAGCGCGACACCGTCATCAACACCAACCCGCCGGCCGGGACCCGCGTTCCGCCGGGCACCGAGGTCGAGGTGCTCGTGTCGCGGGGCCAGGTCGAGATGCCCAACGTCGAGAACCAGCAGCTGAACGATGCACGGGCGACGCTGGAGGGTCTGGGCCTCACGGTCCAGGTGCAGCCCGACGCCGGGTCCGACCAGCCGCCCAACACCGTCACCGGGCAGTCGATCCCGTCGGGCCAGCGGATCCCGCCGGGCACCACCGTGGTGCTCAACGTGGCCACCGAGCCCACCCCGACCCCGACCCCGACACCGACGCCGCCCGAGGAGCCGTAG
- a CDS encoding penicillin-binding transpeptidase domain-containing protein, with amino-acid sequence MNAPIRNLAIACLALFVALLVNITVVQFVQAGDLNDRNGNRRVIDEEFSRERGPILVGGEPIAQSVPSDDRFRFQRQYPEGPLYAPITGYFSYVHGNTAVERAQNGVLSGSDNRLFVNRVVDLLANNQPQGGSVELTINALAQRTAAAGLEALGAGTKGAVAAIDPETGAILAMVTQPSYDPNALASHDLGFVDDTMQALLADENDPLINRAADQILPPGSTFKLVTAAAAIDQLGLTPDSEVRGGALLPFPGITYQLPNEGGGDCGGDPITFQRALSVSCNVSFGDLAGQIGQEALAEQAAKFGFGDDILDGLASTASRFTPPDTTLEAPQLAQSGIGQFEVAATPLQMAMVAAGIANDGVVMEPYLVDTVRAPNLRVLEEAEPTEYAEALTPDQARVLQAMMVDVVENGTGASARIGGVQVGGKTGTAQSTPDRPPYAWFVSYAKAGDQQVAVAVVVESSSTGRDEIAGGRLAGPIARSVMQAVLGL; translated from the coding sequence GTGAACGCACCGATCCGGAACCTCGCCATCGCCTGCCTGGCGCTCTTCGTGGCCCTGCTGGTCAACATCACGGTCGTGCAGTTCGTCCAGGCCGGCGACCTCAACGACCGCAACGGCAACCGGCGGGTGATCGACGAGGAGTTCTCCCGGGAGCGGGGACCGATCCTGGTGGGCGGCGAGCCGATCGCGCAGAGCGTCCCGAGCGACGACCGCTTCCGGTTCCAGCGCCAGTACCCCGAGGGCCCGCTGTACGCCCCCATCACCGGGTACTTCTCGTACGTCCACGGCAACACCGCCGTCGAGCGGGCCCAGAACGGTGTGCTCTCGGGCAGCGACAACCGTCTGTTCGTGAACCGTGTGGTCGACCTGCTGGCCAACAACCAGCCGCAGGGCGGCAGCGTCGAGCTGACCATCAACGCCCTGGCGCAACGCACCGCCGCAGCCGGTCTGGAGGCGCTCGGGGCCGGGACCAAGGGGGCCGTGGCGGCCATCGATCCCGAGACCGGGGCGATCCTCGCGATGGTCACGCAGCCGTCCTACGACCCCAACGCGCTGGCGTCGCACGATCTCGGGTTCGTCGACGACACCATGCAGGCGCTGCTCGCCGACGAGAACGACCCGTTGATCAACCGGGCCGCCGACCAGATCCTGCCGCCGGGCTCGACCTTCAAGCTCGTGACGGCGGCCGCCGCGATCGACCAGCTCGGCCTCACCCCCGACTCCGAGGTCCGCGGCGGAGCCCTCCTGCCGTTCCCGGGGATCACCTACCAGCTGCCCAACGAGGGTGGCGGCGACTGCGGTGGCGACCCGATCACCTTCCAGCGCGCCCTGAGCGTGTCCTGCAACGTCAGCTTCGGCGACCTTGCCGGACAGATCGGCCAGGAGGCCCTCGCCGAGCAAGCCGCCAAGTTCGGGTTCGGCGACGACATCCTCGACGGCCTCGCCTCGACGGCAAGCCGGTTCACCCCGCCCGACACCACGCTCGAGGCCCCCCAGCTGGCCCAGTCCGGCATCGGCCAGTTCGAGGTGGCCGCCACCCCGCTGCAGATGGCCATGGTCGCGGCCGGCATCGCCAACGACGGCGTCGTCATGGAGCCGTACCTGGTCGACACCGTCCGGGCCCCCAACCTGCGGGTGCTGGAGGAGGCCGAGCCCACGGAGTACGCCGAGGCCCTCACGCCCGACCAGGCCCGGGTGCTGCAGGCGATGATGGTCGACGTCGTCGAGAACGGCACCGGCGCCTCCGCCCGCATCGGCGGGGTGCAGGTGGGCGGCAAGACCGGCACCGCGCAGTCCACGCCCGACCGACCGCCGTACGCCTGGTTCGTCTCCTACGCCAAGGCCGGCGACCAGCAGGTCGCCGTCGCCGTGGTCGTGGAGTCCAGCAGCACCGGTCGCGACGAGATCGCCGGCGGACGGCTCGCCGGGCCGATCGCCCGCTCCGTCATGCAGGCGGTGCTGGGACTGTGA
- a CDS encoding FhaA domain-containing protein, with the protein MAGVLQRFEQRLEGAVSGAFARAFRSAVQPVEIAAALQREIDNAAQVLSRQRMLAPNDFTVELSPSDFDRLNPFGDTLSGELATLVREHVKEQRYTLAGGLAISFVESPELGTGRFRVRSRTNATVKSSSGAGLTDSGVLRYEAVLEVNGMRHPLVPPGLVIGRGSEADLRIDDPGISRRHAEFDVHDTGDGLSVTITDLGSTNGVVLNGHRVTTATVQHGAEIRLGNTTLVVRIGEQEA; encoded by the coding sequence GTGGCCGGAGTGTTGCAACGCTTCGAGCAGCGCCTCGAGGGCGCCGTGTCGGGCGCGTTCGCGCGCGCGTTCCGCAGCGCGGTGCAGCCGGTCGAGATCGCCGCAGCCCTGCAGCGCGAGATCGACAACGCCGCGCAGGTCCTGTCGCGTCAACGGATGCTGGCTCCCAACGACTTCACCGTCGAGCTGTCCCCGTCGGACTTCGACCGTCTGAACCCCTTCGGCGACACCCTGTCCGGCGAGCTGGCGACCCTGGTCCGCGAGCATGTCAAGGAGCAGCGCTACACCCTCGCCGGTGGCCTGGCCATCTCGTTCGTGGAGTCCCCCGAGCTCGGAACCGGCCGGTTCCGGGTCCGCAGCCGCACCAACGCCACGGTCAAGTCGTCCTCCGGCGCGGGCCTCACCGACTCCGGCGTGCTGCGCTACGAGGCGGTGCTGGAGGTCAACGGCATGCGGCACCCGTTGGTGCCGCCGGGCCTCGTGATCGGGCGCGGCAGCGAGGCCGACCTGCGCATCGACGACCCCGGCATCTCCCGCCGCCACGCCGAGTTCGACGTGCACGACACCGGCGACGGCCTGTCGGTCACCATCACCGACCTCGGCTCCACCAACGGCGTGGTCCTCAACGGTCACCGCGTGACCACCGCCACCGTCCAGCACGGCGCCGAGATCCGCCTCGGCAACACGACCCTGGTCGTCCGCATCGGCGAGCAGGAGGCCTGA
- a CDS encoding crotonase/enoyl-CoA hydratase family protein, with product MSEGAAGPADRPAAWRDGWTEGEGSPFAGRHRGEQTEPTYATLTYEVTGRIARITFDRPERGNAITVDTPLDLAAAVERADLDPRVHVIVVSGRGSGFCGGYDLSIFAENGGRPEAAVDDLTGTTVDPVVQAVNHDPAGTWDPMLDYAMMSRFNRGFSSLLHADKPTVAKLHGFCVAGGTDIALYADQIICADDTKIGYPPTRVWGVPAAGMWAHRLGDQRAKRLLLTGDCLTGAQAAEWGLAVESCPADELDDRTEALLERIAMMPVNQLMMIKLALNSALLAQGTATSQMISTVFDGVSRHTREGYAFQQRAAAAGFREAVRERDEPFGDHGLRRG from the coding sequence ATGAGCGAGGGCGCAGCCGGTCCGGCGGACCGTCCGGCGGCGTGGCGTGACGGCTGGACCGAGGGCGAGGGCTCGCCGTTCGCCGGGCGCCACCGGGGCGAGCAGACCGAGCCGACCTACGCGACGCTCACCTACGAGGTCACCGGGCGGATCGCCCGCATCACCTTCGACCGGCCCGAACGCGGCAACGCCATCACGGTCGACACCCCGCTGGACCTCGCGGCCGCGGTCGAGCGTGCCGACCTCGACCCGCGCGTGCACGTGATCGTGGTGTCGGGCCGCGGGTCGGGGTTCTGCGGCGGCTACGACCTCTCGATCTTCGCCGAGAACGGCGGCCGGCCCGAGGCCGCCGTGGACGACCTCACGGGCACCACGGTCGACCCGGTCGTGCAGGCGGTCAACCACGACCCGGCCGGCACCTGGGACCCGATGCTCGACTACGCCATGATGAGCCGCTTCAACCGCGGCTTCTCCTCGCTGCTGCACGCTGACAAGCCGACCGTGGCGAAGCTGCACGGCTTCTGCGTCGCCGGCGGCACCGACATCGCGCTGTACGCCGACCAGATCATCTGCGCCGACGACACCAAGATCGGCTACCCGCCCACGCGGGTCTGGGGCGTGCCCGCGGCCGGCATGTGGGCGCACCGGCTGGGCGACCAGCGGGCCAAGCGCCTGCTGCTGACGGGCGACTGCCTCACCGGCGCGCAGGCGGCCGAGTGGGGACTGGCGGTGGAGTCGTGTCCCGCCGACGAGCTCGACGACCGCACCGAGGCCCTGCTCGAACGGATCGCGATGATGCCGGTCAACCAGCTGATGATGATCAAGCTGGCGCTCAACAGTGCCCTGCTGGCCCAGGGCACCGCGACCTCCCAGATGATCAGCACGGTCTTCGACGGGGTCTCACGCCACACGCGCGAGGGCTACGCCTTCCAGCAGCGAGCCGCCGCCGCGGGGTTCCGCGAGGCCGTGCGCGAACGCGACGAACCGTTCGGCGACCACGGCCTCCGGCGAGGCTGA
- a CDS encoding FHA domain-containing protein FhaB/FipA, with protein sequence MSELTLTLIKIGFLVVLWMFVLSAVSVIRSDIFGTKVPATKAARPARQPAAPAKVSKPRKPQRGTPTKLQIVDGPNAGQSVPLGDQPILLGRGTDAAIRLDDDYVSTRHARFATNGEQWFVEDLGSTNGTYLGNQRITTPTPIGLGLQVRLGKTIVELRK encoded by the coding sequence ATGTCCGAACTGACGCTCACCCTGATCAAGATCGGGTTCCTCGTCGTGCTGTGGATGTTCGTCCTGTCGGCCGTCTCGGTCATCCGGTCCGACATCTTCGGCACGAAGGTGCCGGCCACCAAGGCCGCCCGCCCGGCGCGCCAACCCGCCGCACCGGCCAAGGTCTCCAAGCCACGCAAGCCGCAACGCGGCACGCCCACCAAGCTGCAGATCGTCGACGGTCCCAACGCCGGGCAGAGCGTGCCCCTGGGTGACCAGCCGATCCTGCTGGGCCGGGGCACCGACGCGGCGATCCGGCTCGACGACGACTACGTGTCGACCCGGCACGCGCGGTTCGCCACCAACGGCGAGCAGTGGTTCGTCGAGGACCTGGGGTCCACCAACGGCACCTACCTCGGCAACCAGCGCATCACCACGCCCACCCCCATCGGCCTCGGTCTGCAGGTCCGGCTCGGCAAGACCATCGTCGAGCTGCGGAAGTAG